The nucleotide sequence ATGGCTTAAACATTTCCAAGCATTTACACAattaaaacagtaaaataaagacCTAATCAAAATAATATGTCTGTTCAAAAGAAGACTTGCTTCCAGTGTAGGTGGGCTGGAAGTTATAGATTAAAGCATTCTGTTCCTCTTTTTGGCTGGGAAATTTATGAAGACTTTTTCTTGCtgcagaaaggaaaagaaagaaaagcactcTTATTGTAAGCATGCGTTTAATTAAGAATACCTGGTTAAATAGACATGTGATGTTATCAAGGGCTTTTTACACAGTCAGTTTTTCTCACTGATGCGAAAGTGCCAGACAAGCCATTCATTTTAAAGCATCATGCCATCTGTTTATCCAATCAGGGTTGTTGACACCACAAACATGCAAATAAGAAGGTTAAGTCAGGGGTTTAGGAAAGTAGAGTGTGAAACGTCAGATTATGAATAGCTGGGATTATTGAGGTAAATGTGAAACCAGATAGAGCAGAATTTCGACCCAGAGTGAACTATTTCCAGTGTGAGTTAAGTCTACTATATCATATCATTTCAAATGGTGtactttaaatcttttcatACCTTCATTGACAAAAAACTGGGCCATGTAGAAAGTGGTTCTGATAGCAGCGGTCGAGTGAGGGATGTACGTATGAGTCCACTCGAATGCATTTTTCTCTGGGTGCCACTGGGTTGCATAAATTGGGAAATCATACGCTGTACAAATGTGAACAGAGAATAAAGATTCTTTAGAAATTCAATTATCAAATAAAGTAGTCTAATCAATAAATCGCACACATTCTCACCTTCCACTGTGGACACGAACTCCGTTTGTCCGTCTGCGTTTGTACTCAGAATTCGGTAAAAATTTTTCAGCTTCTCGTTCCCAGTGAAGCTCTGTCccagagaaaaacaaatactGTAGTAAGGGTATAATAGTGGTTTGTTTTATTACAGAAACTGTAGGGAGTGGTAAAGTTCTTTAgtaataatagaaatattaaCATAAGTAGTGTAATACCTCAGTAGTGATACTCCACTGATGAGAGTTCTCTGTGAGTGGTTCATTTGCCAGTGATGTTATCAGGTCCTCTGGGAAGTCTTTAAACATTCGGCTGTCCTTTGATTCTATATCACGGAGGAGTGGAGTAGGGTATAAATAATGGCTGGGCATGTTAAACAACAATAGGGTCAAGCGGACGGCTCTTACCACCCTGGGCTTGAACCTCcactttgtgttttattcaccaCAGCAGTTTGTCAACCATTACAGTTAAGGCTTAGACGCTTTTTTAAACCTTCAGTTGTTCCTCTCACTTTCATAGATGGCTTACCTGTTTAGAGTTTGGACTCTGTACTCTTCTTATTTTGGCTAATTATTACTTAGCCAGCACTGTACTGCTGAATCATGTGATGCCTTGCAGTTCAAAATCGGTCTGTAATAgactttacttttttctttgcCAATGATTTATCATGATTTATCAACCCACCCATAGAAAATGTATCTTAGCCTTAGATCAAGGCCAAAATTGCGAtaacaatcaaacaaaatattttacagcCTTAGTCACAGTGGGGTGCCTTGAGATGGCACAGTTTGGTGTAGTGGTGGGCAAAGTACACATCTTCTGTACATAAGTGAATGTAAAGCCTACACTAACTTTAGTGTTTACACGGCATTGGTATTTGTGCATAGGCTCTACCAAAGAAAAAGGACAATAGAATTTTAGACAACATAAGAAAATATTAAGTACAActttattaaagtaaaattttatacttaaataaagtaaagaaactggaaaaaaaatacttaagtatagtaacgaattacatttactttgttACTGGATTAGTGCAAATTAGCCAAATCAGCTTAAAGTTAGACAGAAATTTTGCACAATCTACCCTCCTTCCCAGCCTTTGGTTAGGTCAGTAAACCAGTTTTAATAACTTTCTTACCACCATGGAAGCCTTTAActgtaaataagaaaaatgtatgcAGATTTATTCCTTTTCAATAACTCACCATTGGTGAATTTGAGTGGTAGAGCAACACCACTGGTATTAGTTTTGGACAGCAGAAACTTTCCACTAGTCAGCAGTGTGAGCTGCTCAAATCCCAAGCATGTTCCCCAGACAGGAAAATAGTCTCCTTTTGAATTTGCCTAGCAACACAAAAAATCCAACCTTCAACTCTGATTAACAAATTATTAAGTAAAATTGAATAATCACTTTTTTTGGTAATTGGACATTATTTTCCTTTGAGACTTTGACCCAAGTTTTACAGCCTCGCACTGTATGTGGAAAAAGCACATTCTCTTGATTTGTGAACATTGTACTGTGATCTGATAGAGAACGGTTACGTTCAAACTACTCAGCACTATTATGCTCTGAATTTGACGAGAACGAAATGAACAAGCTGAAACGGTGTAGTGAATCTTACCTCCAGAGCAAGATTGTAGAATATTCCTGCTGCTTTGGCATAACCAGAGGAAAACATGCTGACACCTCCACCAGGAAAGTGGATTCTATGGGGCGGGAAATAAAGATTTGTACAATATAATGCAACAATGAATAGGGATTATTCCTGGGGTTCAGTTACTCACCcatttatagatttaaaaaGTTTGGTGTATTCTTCTTCAGTCCTATTAATCCTGTgcacataaaaataacaatatgtATCTCAGCTTTATACTGTATCAGTACTggtgtacatacatacacatcgatcaggcataacattagcTCTGATTATCTCcacatcatggcccctgttagtgggtgggatatattaggcagcaagtgaacattttgtcctcaaagttgatgtgttagaagcaggaaaaatgggcaagagtaaggattggagcgagtttgacgagggccgaattgtgatggctagaccactggatcagagcatctccaaaactgcagctcttgtggggtgttcccggtctgcagtggtcagtatctatcaaaagtggtccaaggaaggaacagtggtgaaccggcgacagggtcatgggcggccaaggctaactgatgcacgtggggagcgaaggctggcccgtgtgatccgatccaacagacgagctactgttgctcaaattgctgaagaagttaatactggttctgatagaaaggtgtcagaatacacagtgcatgacgggtcagggctgatttggcagcaaaaagggggaccaacacaacattaggcaggtggttaggcataatgttatgcctggtcagtgtgtgtctatatatatatatatatatatatataataaaaggtGTATTTtatcatgtaaatgtaaagttaATTTACTTTGTCATGTTAAAGATTACAGAAATATGAGCTAACATTAGTGGGTTAGCTATATACTAGAGTTTCTCAGCTCGTGCGTCCTTACTTGAAACTGTAATGTACTATTATTTGGAGTTTAAATGGGCACCATTATCAATTATAATCTTTTATTAAACTCGAACACATGCCTTAACAGGATCTCGTCCCAAACACGTACACTTCCGTATTTAACGCACTATTTTAATGTTTAGCACGCTTCGACTCACATCACGGGGACGACTCGTGCGCCCGCAGACTCCAGGTACTTGACATAGGACGCCGCAATGTAGGCATTTTCCCCGGGTTTAGGACTGTACACTTCCTGCGCTAGAACACcttcacacaacaaaacactgaTATATTAGTCGTAGAGacttaaagacaaaacaaatgcGTGTCAACACCGCTCACGTTACCTATTATGGGGAAGTCATTTATCTGGTGTCCTTCTGTAACGACAGCAAAGGAAATGATTTGGAAGAAGAGTGAGACAAACGTCAGGCAGATGAGCTTCATGCTGTCACTGTCACTACACTGATCATGTCTTCATGCAGCTCTCACTGTGTTTCTCTTCCACATCCACGTCACTTCAGATCCACATTTAACTCTTAATCACGCTTAACCGGGATTATTTCTAGGCAACAATGTCAGTGTAGTTTAAATACATGTACTGCTTATTTATTTCGCCTTTACATATATCTCGTGTTCAAATGTTATAAAATTGCCGTGTTTTTGTGTTGCCAGTACTTCCACAATTAGTCCCGTGATACGCAGGAGGGCGGAACTTGATGATAATTGGTGTTTGACTGggtcatgtgatgtgatggaggttGCAAAGAGCACGCGCGTTAATTACGTTAGTGGTGACCCTCCTCAATAGTGTCAGTAGGCTAATGTCGACCTTTATTTGATGAAGAAATTCATCTGTCACATACAAATGAAACTCGTTGGAATAAATAAACTCGGACAGTACAAGACCTTGACCAACCGTGTGTCCTGAGCTCGCGTGTCTGCGCGTGCGCGCATGTGTGCCGCTGAAACCAGAGGACAACAGAGTCTTTGGAGTCGAATCGGAATCAGTGTCACGGGTGGATGGAGTCGATTCAAATTATACACAACTGTCTGAATTATTAGTGACAAAAACCACAACACAGCCAATACAAAAAAGTTTTCCCtttgtaataataaagttatttattcttattatacttaataataataataataataataataataataataataatagaaccTGGACTGTGTATTTGTTGGACATTGTCATCTTTTTTAAAACCAttgtaaaaaaattatattaatttacttatattttattattattattattattattattattattattattattattattattattattattattttaaggtgTTTTATTACAATGTATTTtattctacactgtattttattttttgatgtcTACCAGGGGTGGCATGGGTTGGAGTGGGTTCTGAATTTGTATAGTTGGTTTTTGCTTTATAAATTCATCAAAcagttgttaataataataataataataataataataataataatgatgatgatgatgataatagaaCGTGGACTGTGTATTTGTTAGACGTTGtcatctttttaaaaatcattgtgataaatgttatttatttatttatttacttacttacttacttacttacttacttacctaCTTACTTAATTTAAGGTCATCGTGTTTTATtacaatgtattttattttttgatgtcTACCAGGGGTAGGATGGGTTAGGGTGGGTTTTAAATTTGTATAAttgctttttgttttatattactgttcccagaaaaaaaatcaataaacagttgttaacaaaataataataacaacaacgacaataataataataataataataataataataataatactctatatttattccttaaatctctgtatttagtatttttctgctatattttgttaaactgtataatattttgttatttgatatattttttgttttattccttcctatattatctattacctgtgtttgtggatactgctggaagctgtgaatttccctttgggatgaataaagtatctatctatctatctatctatctatctatctatctatctatctatctatctatctatctatctatctatctatctatctatctatctaataataataataccaattTGTTTTGAAAGTAAGAATCAGTAATTGATTCACAGCATTTGTTATAACGCTGTATGAAACTGAATTGCATTCATTTCACTGAGAATTGAAAAATATTGTATAACAACATACGCCTCTGAAGGCAAACACGAACCACTTTCATCCTGAGGAATCGACTGCAAAGTTTAGGAGTCGACTCTCTGTTTCCAATGCCTGAAATCGGAGTGTCGACTCTTTTTGTGATCGACTCCCGGCCCCACTGTCATGCGCACCAAAGAGCAGAGAAACGGAGAGAACGAAAACGAAGTATTGTTCTTTCTCAGAGGTGGTTATAATCGTCAGGAATGAGCTGTAGCTAGTTCCGGGAgtttgatcagtgtgtgagggtctgatagctgtgtgtgtgtgtgtgtgtgtgtgtgtcccgcCGTGCACCATGGCGTTCATCAGAAAAAAGGAGCGCTGCAAAGAGAGGTatttcactcttcactctctattATACACCTCTATCCGGCTTCGGCGCTGTGTTTAGGCTCATACAGCAGCTCGAGCAGCAAAAAATAATGTTTCTGTACTTATACTTTTAAATCCCATATTTAATACATGCCACGATTGAAAAAGAAACTCCGCTTTCTAACATGATAGACGTTATTGTTTTCAGGTTGTTGCCGGAAGTTGCAAGGGAAAAGCAGTCACATGAAATGTTGATGGTTAATCCAGACGTTTTAACTACTGGCCAATCTCATCTGAAAGACTCCTTTGTTAAAAAAGTGACCAGATTAACAACCCTGTCCCATTACATTCCGGTTCAGTTTTACTGGCATGGGCTAAGATATGTTACAGCATTCCCAAAGACTCACTGAAGTGATCAGAAGTTGGAAGTCatgatggaaaaataaaagggtcttctctctttctcaggttTTCACTGCTCTTACTAGACCTGGAGGAATATTACTTTGAACAGTACACTGCATACAAAGTGGCTGGACTCCCAAACAGGTGAGCTTTGTTAGAAGTTTGACCATACACTGATATGATGTTTCCCTGTTAAGGAAAGCTGAGATGTTGTGACCTGGGAAAAGCTCACATTTTGACGTATACATGTACAGTACTTGGCAGAcgtctttatccagagtgatttacAGAAGTGTTTTGTAACCTCTAGTAATGAAtacatcctgatactggttcTCTATGTCAGTGACTAAGAATAACATCAGTCTATAAACTCATAGGGAGGTTTTGTACAAccaaaagttttattttttctttctttctctgatgTTTCATACTGTAAGTATAGTTCTGAAAACTACCAGCTTTCCTCTAGAGCTAAAATATATCTATTTGCACACGCAGTACATTGGAGTCTATAAACCTGAGCCCACACTGAAAATCTgcgaattaaaaatgaaaattaacagtttaaataaacaaagaaggGATATTCAAGGATTCAAGATTGAGCTTGACCATGTATCATTGTACAAAATGTCAGATTATCTCTGAGAATTGTGCTTCAACACAAGGGACATGTTTAGACGGCACTGCGTTGGATTTGATCTAAGGGAGATTGTCTGGCTTTGCACAAATTTGTGTCATCCACGCCAGCTTGAGTGAATGCTTTTGTTAAAGGGGGACATACCAAATCTGAAATcgatgaaaataataattataacattTTGCTTTTCAATTAAAGATATTTCTGATGTGGTCTTGGTGTCTCAGACTATTTGGCTCCACTGTATCTGAATCACAAGTAAAGTTATAGCATTTGTTCACAAAGTCTGGAAGAGTAGACACAccaatgcatttattattacataacaTCATTTgctgtttattgatttaatttgcttttaatttaataagCGATATGATTTATAAGTGGACGGGCATAGTGGATTAGAGTTTGCCTCTTCTCTCTGAGCTTTAGGCATTTCCTCTGGGTACaccggtttcctccccagtctaAAGATatgtgctgtaggctgattggcttCTCTGaattgtttgtagtgtgtgagtcCAACCTTTTGTGTCCctagtcccctgggataggcttcaggttccccccaaccctgtgtaggataagcagtacagcaaattgatggatggttggaagatatacacattattattttagatgttGATCATGAGCATCAGCcacttcattctctctctaGTCTATTTTATCAGTTCTCTTGCTCTGTTTTGGGACACAATCGTTTGCAGTCAGTAAGTTCTGTTTTGTTggctaaacatttttttttttacacaattgaAAGCCTTGTCTCTGAGTTTATAAGCTGTTTTCTTTGAGTGGACAATGTGATCTAGCAGACACTTGGATGGCAGTATTTGATCTGAAGGTGTGCAACTAGCAACATTTATCTTCAGGCAGACTTACTGGTTTTACCGCCCTTTTTACTGGCTCCTTACCCAGTATAATCTTCACAGAAAGCCCTGGGCAAGATAAACCAtatcatttttctttaacatttatgtattaatttttCTTACACATTTAACAGGAGAAAATCACTAAACTCTTCCTTCTTCTGATAAACTGCTGTTTGCAAGGTTTTCCAGATGTTTCCAAAGTTAAAGTTAAAAGTTTTGTAATAATTTGTAAAAGTTGTACAGCCGATGCATTTCACTAAATATTTTACTCAGTGACACCAGGTTATACAGTCTGGCAATAAGTGATGACCAAAAGAGTTGTGAATAAGTGATGAGTGGGTAATGATTGTGTTACAAACAGCTGGGAAATAGGATAAACACAATTGACCAGTTTCCCATATATCAATCCTGACCTCAAGAAGACCTGCTACTGTTAATCTGTTTAAATAGTTTTAGTAGAGTCTTTTGACTCTCAGGTGCATCATTCAGTACATTTACATGCAAACAAATAATTTGTTAGAAATCAGATTGATGGCTGAATCGGATTAAAAAGCCTTCATGTAAACGCCTCGATCGATCCAAATTGAGCTTGTTCCAAGCAAATTTCACTTCACTGAAGGTGTTGTGTAGATCTGATATAATCACAGCAGTAAATAGGAAAAGAATGAACCAAATAAATGCTTGAATCTGATTACATTGCACACATGCTTAATGCAGTGGTGCATATATTTGTTTACCTCTGATATTTTTAATCTTAAAGACAGATGGAAATGCCTTCAGAAAAATCACAAAGCAGTAGAAGTTGTTACAGTGGATTATTGACTTTTCCTCATTTTTGGTAGATTTTGCAACCTGCAATCAAATTGATTTCATTCAGATTGCTAAATGTAAACATACCTAGTGAAGGATGcggtttaggccacacccactttgtgTATAATCAGAGTGCCTATGTTTTACACCCCTAATTTTTAGGAATTCTGATTAActagtttttgttttaatgatgaATTAATTTCTAAGTCTCTATGTTTACTGTTTTGATCACAGAAACATTCGAGGCTCTTTAAAGATCTGTTCCAAATCAGTCATTTTTGAGCCAGATGAGATAGTGGAGCCTATTTTAAAGGTAAGCTGCATTTCAACACTTCAGCACCCTGACACTCATAAATCATCCTGGAATTCCTGAGAGAAATATGTTGACTCAGGCTTGAAGGAAATATGTTGaccaaagccttttttttttttttaaacagatccCACTCAAAGACTGCCGGCGGATAGAAACAGTGGAGGAGAATGAGTCCAACCCTTTTAAAGAGTGAGATATTTCAATGCACATTTGCGATTGATAAAGCTGGAGTGGCTGAAAAGCACTACGATTAGATCCGTCCTTGTAATGCACTTTGCAGTTAAAATAGAAGTGATGCACAGTTATGCACAGATCTGTCTGTTCTTTCCATGACATTCATATTTAACCGTtgggttttttcccctcttctcCTTCTCATTTCCTTATTCTGCTGCAGAACCAAGCCAGCATCTCTGCTTATGGAAACCAAACAGGTGAACATGTGCTTCAGTGTGTGCAGCGACATAAATGTTGTGTTTTGCAAAGTTTACTGCTTCAGTTGTTGtgatgcatagatagatagatagatagatagatagatagatagatagatagatagatagatagatagatagatagatagatagatagatagatagatagatagatagatagatagatacttgcttactttattgatcccgaaggatattccagatatccagcagcaatagagacagtaacacaaagacTAGGTTGTAGATTGCACACTGTATGTCTTACATatagtcagtatacacagggtAATGTGATAACTGACCAGAAGTTACTAGTGCAATGCTAAGAAAGATATATAAGAAGcatataaataaagcatataaatcACAGTCTAGATTTCAGATGCATTTTAAATGCTTCCTTGCCCAAAAAATGTATGTGTACTTTTACTAGTCAGTGTGCACCTGCTGGCTATAACAGTATGCTTTCTCACCATGTGTTTTTGCTTCATCAGGTTTTTCTCATTAAAGAGGGGAATGCTGTTGCTCCTTACAAATATGAAAGGGTAAGAGAATACATTCATAATACCGGGTTtttaatattgtattatatctatatatattgcTGAGGTGCTGAGATTCATGGTTTGGACACCTTGCTATAGCCATAACTATGCTTTGCACCACAACACAAATGAAATTGGCTTTAGTGGAATAGCACAGGGAAGGGAAAAGCACACAGGATGTGAAAGACGTGGATGTGTATTTCCTTCTCATTGTTGTTACTTTCACTTTATCTGACCgagtcagaagaaaaaaaagaagtgggTGTAACTATAGTCACGTTGgtcagttttattattataattatcattatcatcattgtTATACACATAGTTGATGTTTTCTCACTGTTGCATGgtgcaaaaggaaaaaaaactagcCATCACATTCACTGACACTAAAATTGAGTTTTTCTGTCTAAACCTATTAAGAAATTCTTCACCTCTCATAATGTATAAATTTGTCTTCCATTCTTGTTCGATCTATTTTCTGTCCTAATATTGTTCATCATCAATGTTTAAACTTACTAGGGAGAAAGAAGTGTCATATTCCAGCTGGAGATACCCAGAAAAACAGAAGATGTTGTCCAGACGCTGCTGCAGGTCTGCATTGCAGTTTGTACAGATGAATTATTCTCTGAGGATGTTTGACTGTGTTTGCTTTATCAGTCGGTTTCATTTTTGCAGTTACATAGAGCAtcacgtctggacaagctgggGGACCAGACCGCCATGGTTTGTacagttacaacacacacacacacacacgtttactcaGTGACCTGAGGTTATTAAGAGGCATGtcctttttaaaaatcacaCTAGTAATAACTGCATATGTGTTACTTTTCTAGATCGCTGCAAACTTGCAATCCAGGTTGGCGAGAACATCTTTCGATAAGAACAGGTTAGGCATCTTTGTGTAATTAATACTCACCTCACACCACTAGTCATGTTACAGTACGGTTTTATTTACAAAGACGCATTGAAGAAATTActgctttttaaaaagaatacaAAATCTGCTGTTTCTAGGAAGaaaaatctgtttctttttgttttcaagAAACTGAAATCAGTTTTTTCTCCCCGTTTTGGTCATGTTAATTCCCACCTACTTGCTAAGTCACCCTGAGCATCTGGGAAGGGTGAAGCATAACGCCTGCATCCTCTGAATCCAGGTGTTTTGCTCCTGTGTCCTCTGCATGCAGGAATTATGC is from Hemibagrus wyckioides isolate EC202008001 linkage group LG07, SWU_Hwy_1.0, whole genome shotgun sequence and encodes:
- the ggh gene encoding gamma-glutamyl hydrolase; the protein is MKLICLTFVSLFFQIISFAVVTEGHQINDFPIIGVLAQEVYSPKPGENAYIAASYVKYLESAGARVVPVMINRTEEEYTKLFKSINGIHFPGGGVSMFSSGYAKAAGIFYNLALEANSKGDYFPVWGTCLGFEQLTLLTSGKFLLSKTNTSGVALPLKFTNESKDSRMFKDFPEDLITSLANEPLTENSHQWSITTESFTGNEKLKNFYRILSTNADGQTEFVSTVEAYDFPIYATQWHPEKNAFEWTHTYIPHSTAAIRTTFYMAQFFVNEARKSLHKFPSQKEEQNALIYNFQPTYTGSKSSFEQTYYFD